Part of the Cydia fagiglandana chromosome 2, ilCydFagi1.1, whole genome shotgun sequence genome, AGAAGGTGACAGCAAccaaaattttgattttatgcTACCTTACCTAAGAATACTTGtcataatattttgttttgttactACATATGAAACAACTACTTTTCAGAAATGAAGCGAGACCTAGAGACATCTAAGTATGTACTAGGAAGAGTAAAGCAAGACCTGCAATCAATAAGGTTATCATTCACACGAGACTTTGCGAAAATGGAACAAAAGTTGCATGAATGCAGTAGAATAGAAGTAGATTCTTCGGCCGCAAACAAGAAGCCACCTGCTTACGAATACCCTGACACTCCCGATTATGATTACAATTATTAGTCGTTTACGTAAGGATGCTATATTATTACAAAAGTGCcgatattctaaaataaatcagATTTTCATTAAGGGTAAATTTGTTTAATCCTGTAGGCCATTAGCTATTTTATAAGCTCTTTAAGTCTTGGCGTCGGTATTAGGGACATCCTGTATATATACTCGTTCAAACATATTAAAAATTTTGAGATAAATCATAACCTGCACCTATTAATTAATTCTGATAAGAACGACTCGTAAGAACAGTTGCAACCGCAACATCCAGGTAAAGGTAAAAGGTAGTCGGTAATTTTTATGTACAGTTGCCTTTCTGCAACTTGATACTCTTCACAACTTTGAgaacaattattttaatcaaaaatgttGATTTGTGTTTCTAAGTAGTCACACCAATATATACATTGTAGACTGAAATACTCTTTTCAACAATACTAAAATTACTAAATCAACCTATCTGCGCTATGTTACCTGGACGGTACTTTAAGCCCATCGGCACCCCGCTGAGACTTTAAGCGAAAAACCTGCAAGTATTACTATAGAAGCACTCGCTATTAGTCGATGATGCATCGACAtattaacttattaaaattCAAACCAGTTTAAAAGGTTAAAGGCTTCATAATAACACTTTCGTTGCCCGCTGAGACGTCGAGATGAAGGGATAAATGACGCATGCGCATGAACACAAGGGAATTATGCTAATAGGAACCACTAAAGCTTAAAATAGTGTTTATAAATATGAATGAGGTAAGTAATTGCTGTTTGAGGTGACCTCGCCGTGCCACTCTTGACGGGTAGAATGAGGTTTTTGGAACTTATGCACATATTTTGTCATAACTTTCCGTCATTTGTGACGAAATACGTCATATTCAGAGACAATGATGCTTTGTTGTATTACGGATAATGGTTATAAATATTCTGTTTATAGACATAATGAAAGTGGTACCTATACTATACCTAAGTATCTAAGGCAAACGGCAAACTTCAAAAAGAGGGAAAAGCCGCAAATCAACGATCAGAATCTGGTCAGTAATTTTAGATAAATGGGACTTtaaacaagtacctacttataattgcCAGTACGGGCAAACcactttagtataaaataatagaaaaaaaacacggAGGGAAGAAAAAGTGATAATTAGGACTACATTTATTGTATGCTTACTGTAACCTAATGTATTAATACCTGTATGTAGATATAGTACCTATTCCGAAGACATTCGTAAAATCCTACTTAACAATCTTTATGTTTAGGTACAAATCCTGTACGAAATGAAAAGTCGAATCTATACAGTTAACATAAATTACCTATTTAGGTACTATTTGCACAAAATAACTAATAGAAATACCGCTATTTGTGCGTAACTCACTTGAGTTAGATTGCATGATAAATATCACTTAAGAGTTACTCTGCTAGAGTGTAAACACGTCACATATGTCGCCAGTGGCGGCAAGCCCGGTTGAACGGTAAACAACGAGTAAAACAAGGTATAAATAACACCTTAAGCTTTCCACCTGAAGATTATTTTATATCTCCGCACATTATGAAGGGAGTCAAAATTGCGGCTTCCTTATTAGGATTTCAGCAAGGTGGGGTTTTAcggaacaaaatattttttttaacgaatAATAACAGGTATAATGAATTTCAAATACATCACGACGACGTTTTGAATCCTTTACTCTTTACAGCATTTACGGTCAACCGAGGACTGgggaaaaatatattaacatctgTCAAAATTAATTCATGTTTAATGTCGTATGCAAAACTACCACATTAAACATGAATTATCGAATATTATAATATTGAGGCTATGCCAAATAGGCTTATAAAGCTAGTAATACAGCTGAACTATTTTGAGTAACACTACTATGTATACCAAAATGTCCACACCATTCAGCACCACATATATGCAGCACCATTATCcgccacatataaaaataaacttttattgaAGTTTTAAATTGTCCAAATTGTCGTCAAACTTATTGATAGAGTTTTAGCAATAATTCAAACCGAAACTAAAAAAGCACTCTAGTCCGAGTTAATTAAAACGTTCCGGAAAGGACGGCCATTACCGGGGATGAAAAAGCGATTTCCCCGAGACTGAGTTTTAAAGGAATCGACGAGGTCTCAAGTCCATTTTAGTGAATAGAAGGGGCCCTCGTTGTCTGTGGCTTATGGACTTTGAGCGGTTTGCTTTTATGGATTGCTACAAAGATTTTTATTGACGTATCTCATCAACTCACGGGCTGGAGCATTTCAGACTGTTGGTTATCCGGTTTTCTGGAAGCAATTGTTATTTTACGATGTAGGTTTTGCCTTTCCGAAAATCATTTAAACATTTTGAAGTAGCAGTAGgttatttattagtatttacaacccatttttttacagtgttaataaaatataaaccacccaagcagtggcggatttgccctaaggcacagttcgggcctagggcggcaagatatttaggggcggcaaattgtgacaaaaattcgctgatggtaacaagaaataactcaaaatgtagtcaataatatgggtgccttgaaagaggcgggcctggggcctagagcggcaaagactgcaaatccgccactgcaccCAAGTCAGGCGGCAATTCAAACTTACATTCCGATATCAAAAAGAAGTAATTATGTTATAATTCGCTTGTGAAAATCACTTGTCCTTGCTTGTACATGTATTGGTGTGAACGAGTCGCacgaatgataacaaaattagataattttgatatcgataagtaagttCGAATTGGTCTACAGGGGCTCGTTTaatgcaaatttgacaaatcCTCAGGGTACTTGTACGAGTATaagttatttataagttttttagTTAGACTCTTATTCATTCCATTACTAATTTTAGCCCGAACCAGTATTCCACAGCTTGTGACATTATTACTTTTCCCAATAGCGAGCTAATAGTTCCAGCGACAAAACATGTCATTTAAAAAAGTGAAATGCGGCTCGTGATGTGATCAACTGAGCGCTAATTACTACAAATCCGGACCAATTTTTCTAATTAATGGTTATAACTAAAGTTTCCTTATCAGCTCGAATTACTAGGCGGAAGCTTGGAACATTAATGCAAAATAATGAGCGGGTCGACCCGGGAGTTCGGGATTAGGGACTAAAGACCGGACGTATCCGTACACTAATAGCAATGGTAGCCAATTTGTAGAGGTCACCACTGTTAGCTACAACACAACTTATAACGTATACTTGAATAACctgataaataaaatttacttacgtttttaattttaaagagTTCAATTTCTCCTGCATCATAATATAGTTAGAATCCTGACGTAATAATATCCTAGATTATTCGAACCATTTTCGAGTAAGCGGGGATCTTAaaacaagaaaaatataaacaaatgtcCCGACGGTGAAGTACTTTTTCTCAGTAGATAGGTATATTCTTGGCATTTAAAAACTTAGATATATGTATACGAAAAAACTGGTAGGAGAAGTGCACACTTATGTGACAAATTTAGTTTCAATTTTCATATCATTCTGTAAATAGATTCCATATCTCCATAGAATTCGTAAATGAAAAGAGCGTTTTTTAATTGCTCGAGTTTACTTAAATGAATAAAGTTGGATTACATGGATTCATTTCCCCTTTATCTTACGTCATgtataattgttatttaataaagtatttactccacatatagttcgtttttttagcattagaaagaacttgaaagaaggtaagcgatcttaattgataaatgctttttaaaaatcaagaactattacttatggaagtaggagaatataaatgatcgtattatattcataattattacgtatttgccgtaacttatttttaaaatgtgtatttcaattaaaagacacatcaagattgtttacctaatttctaatgctaaaaaaacgaactatagatgttGCTATGAATCATGTCTAATGAAGTTAAATAAACACAAAGCTTTGTACGTAACTGAATGCTTTCATTGTATTCATCCGGTGGCCACACGAAGTCAAGTGTCATCGcctattaataacataattatgtcaTCCTTATTAGTCATTTATTCGTTATCTCCCTGTATGGTAACATTGTACTGAATTATTCCTCTTAGGTTCATAAATATGTCAGTTTTAAAGGACTTGAACGATAACTTAACTTTAATAGGAAACGTTATTAAATGTTATGTTCGAAGATAGTATTAAAATACTCTTTGCTTCTATTAATTATTCAGTGTTTTATACGTACGAGTACGCCAAACTCGTAAAATGTCAGCTACTTTGTCTCTGAGCAACATTTAATGTTCGTATTGGTAATTATTATgctttatttgtataaagtttaACCCTATTTAGATTGTGGCTTATAGACAAATATTATCTTTGTTGCATTGAAATAATATTACCTAGCGGAACATTAATCGGAACATTTTAAGAAGAAAATTATTGCAATTTATGTATAAGGGGCACTAAAACGACTGTCGTTAAGTTAAAACACAATTTAGAATGTAAGTGTACCTTAAGTGTCTAATCCCAACTGCAATTTCCTAGACAAGGTGGAAAAGTAAGAACCACGATTTAAAGCGAAGGTTCTGCTGTAGCGACGATCTTGATGTATTGTTGTACGTATATGCTTACGAAgtcataaataggtacatatgtgtTTGCATTTAGGACAATGTTCCCTATAGTTTAAACTATTGTTATGTTTGTCATtaagaatataaatataattatcgtAATAATTTATTGGACGGTATTTAGTTTCATAAatgttttaaagtgtattaaccTACTATTAACTTTCATACTTGGTTGCTACTTTAAAAACCCTAAATGGCAAATTCTATTAAAGTTATTAATATTGAATAAATTACGATTGTATCCtcaaagtcctaaaactgaaacAAATCGTTTTAGAGTATTACAGtatttatcctctagccgcccagagacctataaaaagtctcctgttccattctaattagaactttgtgttgacaaaataaaatttcattttgcttggcaaggtttgacgtatgggcggctagatgTTATAATTCTTACATTGTCAAGGAACCCTAAGAGCCCTAAGCGTTT contains:
- the LOC134679613 gene encoding uncharacterized protein LOC134679613 gives rise to the protein MKVHTLIIVLAVTIVNCAYSWWDSEFIIVYPTEILRTDHQGLRNSFQKLSRAKREMKRDLETSKYVLGRVKQDLQSIRLSFTRDFAKMEQKLHECSRIEVDSSAANKKPPAYEYPDTPDYDYNY